The following are encoded in a window of Brockia lithotrophica genomic DNA:
- the scpB gene encoding SMC-Scp complex subunit ScpB, with the protein MKDRATDGELLALLFVAGEEGLSAHKAAEVLEIPPEEAERRLEEFRVWWNAEDRGLLVERGEDTYRLVTRPEHAPLLLRFLEGGRASAGLSPAALECLTIVAYRQPVSRAEIEEIRGTRSDRPIETLLERGLIREVGRGEGIGRPILYGTTERFLNLFGLSSLDELPPLPSEEEVERELFR; encoded by the coding sequence GTGAAAGACAGGGCCACGGACGGAGAACTCCTCGCCCTCCTCTTCGTGGCGGGCGAAGAAGGGCTTTCGGCCCATAAGGCTGCAGAAGTCCTAGAGATTCCGCCGGAGGAAGCCGAACGCCGCCTCGAGGAATTCCGCGTGTGGTGGAACGCGGAGGACCGCGGGCTCCTCGTGGAACGGGGAGAAGACACCTACCGTCTCGTCACGCGTCCCGAACACGCCCCCCTCCTCCTCAGGTTTCTCGAGGGGGGGAGGGCCTCTGCCGGCCTCTCGCCGGCCGCCCTCGAATGCCTCACGATCGTCGCCTACCGACAGCCCGTGAGCCGAGCGGAAATCGAAGAAATTCGCGGAACGCGGAGCGACCGCCCGATCGAGACCCTCCTCGAACGCGGGCTCATCCGCGAAGTGGGGCGCGGGGAGGGGATCGGCCGCCCGATTCTCTACGGAACGACGGAGCGCTTTCTCAACCTCTTCGGGTTGTCCTCCTTGGACGAACTTCCCCCGCTTCCGTCGGAAGAGGAGGTCGAGCGCGAGCTTTTTCGCTAG
- a CDS encoding segregation and condensation protein A has translation MFTVRTETFEGPLELLVALVREARLSVYEVSVSEIVELYLRYVEELQEKASLEELSEFVALAAALMRWKSRALLPGAATPESEQVREAWEEELTSREDVYRRLITYRRYQIAREALVARLSQALPRFSRPSLGESLRRRISAQARERLGYARGASASPMSPELLTEAWRRILRRRREEAAVRSVVPDPYEVLEFEARICRQLLWAGEIPFASLIPPGAGREFVVTAFLAVLELLRKKKILVRQEVPFSTLFLVRRETDEPPWDSERREGEGGST, from the coding sequence GTGTTCACCGTCCGTACGGAGACCTTCGAGGGACCGCTTGAACTCCTCGTGGCCCTCGTGCGCGAAGCGCGGCTTTCCGTCTACGAGGTTTCCGTATCCGAGATCGTCGAGCTCTACCTTCGCTACGTCGAGGAGCTCCAGGAGAAGGCGTCGCTCGAGGAACTGAGCGAGTTCGTCGCGCTTGCCGCGGCGCTCATGCGCTGGAAGAGCCGTGCGCTCCTCCCGGGCGCCGCAACGCCGGAAAGCGAGCAGGTGCGCGAGGCTTGGGAGGAAGAGCTCACCTCCCGCGAGGACGTATACCGCCGCCTCATTACGTACAGGCGCTACCAAATCGCCCGAGAAGCCCTCGTCGCCCGGCTTTCTCAGGCGTTGCCCCGCTTCTCGCGCCCCTCCCTTGGCGAATCCCTTCGGCGGCGTATCTCCGCGCAAGCGCGAGAGCGGCTCGGGTACGCCCGGGGAGCTTCCGCATCGCCGATGTCCCCCGAACTCCTCACCGAGGCGTGGCGAAGGATCTTGCGGCGCAGGCGAGAAGAGGCCGCGGTCCGCTCCGTCGTGCCGGATCCGTACGAGGTATTGGAATTCGAGGCGCGGATTTGCCGGCAACTCCTTTGGGCGGGAGAAATTCCGTTTGCAAGCCTTATCCCGCCCGGTGCCGGACGCGAATTCGTCGTCACGGCATTTCTCGCCGTGCTCGAGCTTTTGCGAAAGAAAAAGATCCTCGTACGCCAAGAAGTTCCCTTTTCCACGCTTTTCCTCGTGCGCCGGGAAACGGACGAGCCCCCTTGGGATTCCGAACGGAGGGAAGGGGAGGGGGGAAGCACGTGA